In a single window of the Micrococcaceae bacterium Sec5.7 genome:
- a CDS encoding glycoside hydrolase family 16 protein, protein MRTSSHGAKPRPHLVRKRHFWRVLVSGAVLALIGCGVGLLAPGGQTMPVGDLPGWKQVFTEDFNKGDVPVGAFPGDAYSARWSAGYPDGTPDTAGQQSGGRSAYFPSKVLSVKNGLLDWDLHSENGVSMGAAPWPKIPNSSSGPGRDNSQLYGRYSVRFMAESLPGFKTAWLLWPDSGQWPQDGEIDFPEGDLAKTIYGAVHFRGDDPKAFEMFESHTTFTSWHVATMEWSPGNVEFFLDGKKIGVGTTATPTTPMHYILQSESCLPTCPLPHTRGHVYLDWITIWTRD, encoded by the coding sequence ATGCGGACTTCCAGCCACGGGGCCAAACCCAGGCCGCATCTCGTTCGAAAGCGCCACTTCTGGCGTGTCCTCGTTTCCGGTGCGGTACTGGCTCTCATCGGCTGCGGCGTCGGCCTGCTGGCCCCAGGCGGGCAGACAATGCCTGTTGGCGACCTGCCCGGCTGGAAACAGGTGTTCACGGAGGATTTCAACAAAGGCGATGTGCCCGTCGGCGCATTCCCGGGCGATGCCTACAGTGCACGATGGAGCGCAGGCTATCCGGATGGGACGCCGGATACTGCCGGTCAGCAAAGCGGAGGACGGTCCGCTTACTTCCCGTCCAAAGTGCTCAGCGTCAAGAACGGTCTCCTGGACTGGGACCTGCACTCCGAGAACGGAGTCTCCATGGGGGCGGCGCCCTGGCCCAAAATTCCGAACTCCAGCTCCGGCCCGGGACGTGACAACAGCCAGCTCTATGGAAGATACTCTGTTCGCTTCATGGCGGAGTCGCTGCCGGGCTTCAAGACCGCCTGGCTACTCTGGCCCGACAGCGGCCAATGGCCGCAGGATGGCGAGATTGACTTTCCGGAGGGCGATCTCGCCAAGACGATCTATGGGGCCGTGCATTTCCGCGGGGATGACCCGAAGGCTTTCGAGATGTTCGAGTCGCACACGACCTTCACCTCGTGGCACGTGGCCACAATGGAGTGGAGCCCAGGAAACGTTGAATTCTTCCTCGACGGCAAGAAGATCGGTGTGGGCACCACCGCCACCCCCACGACGCCCATGCACTACATCCTGCAGAGCGAGTCCTGCCTGCCTACGTGTCCGCTGCCGCACACACGGGGACACGTCTACCTCGACTGGATCACCATTTGGACGCGGGACTGA
- a CDS encoding metallophosphoesterase — MAGSSDKRGRTGMIAAALLSLVLLLSACQPGPPQPPPSSRPATTAPSVHFTAQGDIGVSTGAKKVLDTIAGLKPQLNLALGDFTYKSGIEQEFCDMVAGKLGARFPYEVVTGNHESDGHEGDIENIVKCLPNRLPGLRGTYGTQWYVDVPEKNPLVRFVMVSPGIDFHGGQPLDYSKDSDRWRWTANAIDGAKSKKIWTVVGMHAPCFSMGNYECQIGQDFTNMLVRKKVDLVLTGHDHVYQRTHQLRIGGNCPELVPATFSAKCLTDSDNSMVRGAGTVFVTAGVGGVGLYNVNDNDSEAGYFAVWSGKNSNPALGTLDVTVTADGLDARFVAAEGYSFTDSFIIQRK; from the coding sequence ATGGCTGGATCGTCCGACAAGCGGGGCAGGACCGGCATGATCGCGGCCGCACTCCTGAGCCTGGTTCTGTTGCTGTCCGCCTGCCAGCCCGGCCCCCCGCAACCCCCGCCGTCCTCTCGGCCCGCGACAACCGCACCCTCTGTACACTTCACCGCCCAGGGTGACATCGGCGTCAGTACGGGGGCCAAAAAGGTTCTCGACACCATCGCCGGCCTCAAACCGCAGCTGAATCTCGCGCTGGGAGACTTCACCTACAAGTCCGGGATCGAACAGGAATTCTGCGACATGGTTGCCGGTAAGCTGGGCGCCCGTTTTCCATATGAAGTCGTCACGGGAAACCATGAGAGCGACGGCCACGAAGGCGACATAGAGAACATTGTCAAGTGCCTGCCCAACAGGCTGCCCGGCCTCCGAGGGACCTACGGCACCCAATGGTATGTGGACGTCCCGGAGAAAAATCCGCTGGTGCGGTTCGTCATGGTGTCGCCCGGCATCGATTTCCATGGCGGGCAGCCACTTGACTACTCGAAGGACAGCGACCGTTGGCGGTGGACCGCGAATGCCATTGACGGGGCAAAGTCCAAGAAAATCTGGACAGTGGTAGGCATGCACGCGCCCTGTTTCAGCATGGGTAACTACGAATGCCAGATCGGGCAGGATTTCACGAACATGCTGGTCCGCAAGAAAGTGGACCTGGTGCTCACAGGGCATGACCACGTCTACCAGCGGACCCATCAGCTTCGGATCGGGGGCAATTGCCCGGAACTCGTCCCCGCCACCTTCTCGGCAAAGTGCCTGACCGACTCCGACAACAGCATGGTGCGGGGCGCAGGAACTGTCTTCGTCACCGCCGGCGTGGGCGGTGTGGGACTTTACAACGTGAACGACAACGATTCTGAGGCCGGCTATTTTGCCGTCTGGTCCGGAAAGAACTCCAATCCGGCCCTGGGCACCCTGGACGTGACGGTCACCGCAGACGGACTTGACGCCCGGTTCGTTGCGGCTGAAGGCTACAGTTTCACCGACTCCTTCATTATCCAGCGGAAATAG